Proteins encoded within one genomic window of Bombus terrestris chromosome 11, iyBomTerr1.2, whole genome shotgun sequence:
- the LOC100645134 gene encoding transmembrane protein 19 isoform X1 has product MISLTTDRNQRSHVIVPVLLSACVIPISMVFWVINVAYSTFYSDSGNHFKQNLVISPWRWLIVVVLPIFMAFWGLRRKSVDISGAILGLFMGFVLTLTSFSHVACLFIFLVSSTKATKFCAKEKKKFESDFKEGGQRNWIQVLCNGGMATQLGLLYLLDVGSAEHPIDFDKYYRSSWLSVGILGAFACCNGDTWASEIGTVVGTKDPFLITTLKRVPRGTNGGISWVGLLVSILGGITVGLSYYLTVLITVDTVILQLAAPQWPIIIIGGIGGLFGSVIDSFLGAMLQYSVLIIGINEKGKIVERPGKRVKHICGRQILDNHSVNLLSSVITALTLPEIAKLILSI; this is encoded by the exons ATGATTTCATTAACAACTGACAGGAATCAACGATCACACGTAATAGTACCGGTACTTCTTAGTGCATGTGTAATTCCAATTTCTATGGTGTTTTGGGTTATAAATGTAGCATATTCGACTTTTTATTCGGATTCTGGAAATCACTTTAAAC AGAATCTAGTCATATCACCATGGAGATGGCTAATCGTAGTTGTGTTACCAATTTTTATGGCCTTTTGGGGGTTGAGAAGAAAGAGTGTGGATATTAGCGGCGCTATTCTTG GATTATTTATGGGTTTTGTTCTGACACTTACCAGTTTTTCTCATGTGGCTTGTCTCTTTATATTCCTTGTTTCTTCTACTAAGGCAACTAAGTTTTGTgccaaagagaagaaaaagtttGAATCTGACTTTAAGGAAGGAGGTCAAAGAAATTGGATTCAAGTGCTATGTAATGGTGGTATGGCAACACAATTAGGTCTCTTATACTTATTGGATGTAGGAAGTGCAGAGCACCCAATTGATTTCGACAAATATTACAGAAGTTCCTGGTTGTCGGTAGGAATCTTAG gaGCTTTCGCTTGCTGTAACGGAGATACTTGGGCTTCAGAAATTGGAACAGTTGTGGGTACTAAAGATCCTTTTCTTATTACCACACTAAAAAGAGTTCCACGAG GGACAAATGGTGGTATTTCCTGGGTAGGTTTGCTCGTTTCTATACTAGGTGGTATAACTGTGggtttatcttattatttaacaGTATTGATAACTGTAGACACAGTTATACTGCAATTAGCAGCACCACAGTGgccaattattattattggagGAATCGGAGGTCTCTTCGGTAGTGTAATAGACTCATTTTTAGGAGCTATGTTGCAATATTCTG TTTTAATCATAGGAATAAATGAGAAAGGGAAAATAGTAGAACGTCCTGGAAAGCGTGTGAAACACATATGTGGTAGACAAATTTTGGATAATCACAGTGTGAATCTTTTATCTAGTGTTATCACTGCACTTACATTACcagaaattgcaaaattaattttaagtatttaa
- the LOC100644570 gene encoding KH domain-containing protein akap-1 produces the protein MFAAHTQMVKWTFPAFALIIGLLWYKRRQADRADPGGINKKCHSKENITEQEKEIASSDSNSSLYDSGIQTSEVCSLSPSNQRVEEIVSTPRKTSENLDIPQKKSDSPCISAHSKTPPNDDGEAWYNFVDTSSKMEIQLGSNPIISNFDMVARSRGASSLEEAADSDDKVLKIFENIAEEEEQKLAPENKSTEVVNQNEENDTNNECNYLPSEEPSASTPLKDNVKTPARTLSERDSANHSPVSGVLEGSVTDEARSEGSTDSGKGGSIKGHTKDTVMPMIYEFSIPQTLVGRLIGRHGCFLQNIRHKTEVNIVLKRHPISRDQKLCAIEGSTEGINVALEMIRQKFPEKKFPQLTLHQISPLIAPEHGPWIAELRQLSLVEGMNNDVVICHIVKPNRLFVQLPTHPTYPSLRILDERMTQLYNTTESPPAPDELTSGMILVAKWYNTWVRVYVEQPDPHGEQHLVRLVDHGGYWVFSSSEMRKIRSDYLLLPFQAIEVFVANVQPKDGEWNQEAYSTVVHMCTGIVGQAQIEGYINTNTYISLYLNIQKHGVISLADELIARGFAESISLENTIPEEGILIS, from the exons ATGTTTGCTGCTCATACCCAAATGGTAAAGTGGACTTTCCCTGCTTTTGCCCTTATAATTGGTCTATTGTGGTACAAACGGCGTCAAGCAGACAGAGCTGATCCAGgtggaataaataaaaagtgtcACAGCAAAGAGAATATTACTGAACAGGAAAAGGAAATTGCTTCGTCAGATTCTAATTCAAGCCTTTATGATTCTGGTATACAAACTAGTGAAGTCTGTTCATTGAGCCCTTCTAATCAACGAGTAGAAGAGATTGTTTCTACTCCTAGAAAAACAAGCGAAAATTTAGATATTCCGCAAAAAAAGTCTGACTCACCATGTATTTCTGCGCATTCTAAAACTCCTCCTAATGATGACGGTGAAGCATGGTACAATTTCGTAGATACCTCGTCGAAAATGGAAATACAATTAGGTAGTAACCCAATAATAAGCAATTTCGATATGGTTGCAAGGAGTAGAGGTGCTTCCTCTTTGGAAGAAGCCGCTGATTCTGATGATAAAGTATtaaagatatttgaaaatatcgcTGAGGAAGAAGAACAAAAGTTAGCGCCTGAAAATAAATCAACAGAAGTTGTTAATCAGAATGAAGAGAATGATACAAACAATGAATGTAATTATCTACCAAGCGAAGAACCATCTGCTTCCACGCCACTGAAAGATAATGTTAAAACACCGGCTCGAACATTATCTGAAAGAGATTCTGCTAACCATAGTCCAGTTTCTGGTGTCTTAGAAGGCAGTGTCACAGATGAAGCAAGAAGTGAAGGGAGTACAGATAGTGGAAAAG GTGGAAGTATCAAGGGTCATACAAAGGACACTGTAATGCCAATGATATATGAATTTAGCATACCACAAACTTTAGTTGGACGACTAATTGGTCGGCATGGatgttttttacaaaatattcgacATAAAACCGAAGTAAACATAGTCCTCAAACGTCATCCTATATCGAGAGATCAAAAACTTTGTGCCATAGAGGGTTCTACAGAAGGAATAAACGTCGCTCTAGAAATGATACGACAAAAGTTTCCAGAAAAAAAGTTTCCACAGTTAACACTTCACCAGATTTCACCATTAATAGCACCTGAACATGGCCCTTGGATTGCTGAATTAAGACAGTTATCATTAGTGGAGGGTATGAATAATGATGTTGTTATATGTCACATAGTGAAACCAAACAGATTATTCGTACAACTTCCTACTCATCCTACCTATCCATCCCTACGGATCTTAGACGAAAGGATGACACAATTATACAACACGACGGAGTCACCACCAGCTCCAGATGAACTTACTA GTGGTATGATCTTAGTTGCAAAATGGTATAATACGTGGGTCAGAGTATACGTCGAACAACCAGATCCTCATGGCGAACAGCATTTAGTACGACTTGTTGATCACGGAGGTTATTGGGTGTTTAGTAGTTCAGAAATGAGAAAAATTAGGTCAGATTATCTTTTGTTACCGTTTCAAGCAATTGAAGTATTCGTGGCAAATGTACAACCAAAAGATG GTGAATGGAATCAAGAAGCTTATAGTACAGTTGTTCACATGTGTACTGGAATTGTTGGTCAAGCTCAAATAGAAGGTTACATCAATACAAACACATATATTAGTCTTTATCTTAATATTCAGAAACATGGG GTGATATCCCTCGCCGATGAATTAATAGCTCGTGGATTCGCGGAATCCATATCATTAGAAAATACAATTCCAGAAGAAGGTATATTAATCTCTTAA
- the LOC100645134 gene encoding transmembrane protein 19 isoform X2, producing MISLTTDRNQRSHVIVPVLLSACVIPISMVFWVINVAYSTFYSDSGNHFKQNLVISPWRWLIVVVLPIFMAFWGLRRKSVDISGAILGLFMGFVLTLTSFSHVACLFIFLVSSTKATKFCAKEKKKFESDFKEGGQRNWIQVLCNGGMATQLGLLYLLDVGSAEHPIDFDKYYRSSWLSVGILGAFACCNGDTWASEIGTVVGTKDPFLITTLKRVPRGTNGGISWVGLLVSILGGITVGLSYYLTVLITVDTVILQLAAPQWPIIIIGGIGGLFGSVIDSFLGAMLQYSGINEKGKIVERPGKRVKHICGRQILDNHSVNLLSSVITALTLPEIAKLILSI from the exons ATGATTTCATTAACAACTGACAGGAATCAACGATCACACGTAATAGTACCGGTACTTCTTAGTGCATGTGTAATTCCAATTTCTATGGTGTTTTGGGTTATAAATGTAGCATATTCGACTTTTTATTCGGATTCTGGAAATCACTTTAAAC AGAATCTAGTCATATCACCATGGAGATGGCTAATCGTAGTTGTGTTACCAATTTTTATGGCCTTTTGGGGGTTGAGAAGAAAGAGTGTGGATATTAGCGGCGCTATTCTTG GATTATTTATGGGTTTTGTTCTGACACTTACCAGTTTTTCTCATGTGGCTTGTCTCTTTATATTCCTTGTTTCTTCTACTAAGGCAACTAAGTTTTGTgccaaagagaagaaaaagtttGAATCTGACTTTAAGGAAGGAGGTCAAAGAAATTGGATTCAAGTGCTATGTAATGGTGGTATGGCAACACAATTAGGTCTCTTATACTTATTGGATGTAGGAAGTGCAGAGCACCCAATTGATTTCGACAAATATTACAGAAGTTCCTGGTTGTCGGTAGGAATCTTAG gaGCTTTCGCTTGCTGTAACGGAGATACTTGGGCTTCAGAAATTGGAACAGTTGTGGGTACTAAAGATCCTTTTCTTATTACCACACTAAAAAGAGTTCCACGAG GGACAAATGGTGGTATTTCCTGGGTAGGTTTGCTCGTTTCTATACTAGGTGGTATAACTGTGggtttatcttattatttaacaGTATTGATAACTGTAGACACAGTTATACTGCAATTAGCAGCACCACAGTGgccaattattattattggagGAATCGGAGGTCTCTTCGGTAGTGTAATAGACTCATTTTTAGGAGCTATGTTGCAATATTCTG GAATAAATGAGAAAGGGAAAATAGTAGAACGTCCTGGAAAGCGTGTGAAACACATATGTGGTAGACAAATTTTGGATAATCACAGTGTGAATCTTTTATCTAGTGTTATCACTGCACTTACATTACcagaaattgcaaaattaattttaagtatttaa